A DNA window from Sulfitobacter noctilucicola contains the following coding sequences:
- a CDS encoding DMT family transporter yields MTAGTQGHLAMLAFSALVAGSFSLGGLMANEIDPAAFTAVRFCIAAVFVFILAQMRGGFAPRSFAAPWRYGVLGGLFGIYFVLMFEGLKTAPPVSAAAVFTLVPLMAAGFAWLLLRQVLTPRMALALAIGGAGALWVIFRGDLGALLAFDIGRGEAIYFIGCVSHAIYTPMVRRLNRGETAVTFTFGTTVAGGVLLLVYAWPQLSVIDWSNLSGVVWITLFYTAFFATACTVVLLQFATLRLPSAKVMAYTYLTPSWVIVWEVVLGNGVPPLVASGGVVLTIIALFLLLRDDAAPKN; encoded by the coding sequence ATGACCGCAGGCACACAGGGCCATCTGGCGATGCTGGCCTTTTCCGCGCTTGTGGCGGGATCGTTTTCGCTCGGCGGCCTAATGGCGAACGAGATTGATCCGGCTGCTTTTACGGCGGTGCGTTTTTGTATAGCGGCTGTTTTTGTTTTTATCCTTGCGCAAATGCGGGGCGGATTTGCACCGCGGAGTTTCGCCGCACCTTGGCGCTACGGGGTGCTGGGTGGTTTGTTCGGTATCTATTTCGTCTTGATGTTCGAAGGATTGAAGACCGCCCCGCCAGTGAGCGCCGCGGCTGTCTTTACGCTCGTGCCATTGATGGCTGCGGGGTTTGCGTGGCTCCTGCTTCGGCAGGTGTTGACACCACGCATGGCGCTCGCGTTGGCCATCGGCGGAGCAGGTGCGCTTTGGGTGATCTTTCGAGGCGATCTGGGCGCACTGCTTGCTTTTGATATTGGCCGCGGGGAGGCGATATACTTTATCGGATGCGTCAGCCATGCGATTTACACGCCCATGGTGCGGCGACTGAATCGGGGCGAAACTGCTGTTACTTTCACATTCGGCACCACGGTTGCCGGTGGCGTTCTGCTGTTGGTCTATGCTTGGCCACAGTTGAGTGTGATCGACTGGAGCAACCTGTCCGGGGTGGTCTGGATCACACTCTTTTATACGGCTTTCTTTGCGACCGCATGTACGGTCGTGCTGTTGCAATTCGCGACGCTGCGCCTGCCCTCGGCAAAAGTGATGGCCTATACGTATTTGACACCATCCTGGGTGATCGTCTGGGAGGTCGTGCTGGGCAATGGAGTGCCGCCTCTTGTGGCATCGGGCGGTGTGGTTCTGACGATTATCGCGTTGTTCTTATTGCTGCGCGATGATGCAGCGCCAAAAAATTAA
- a CDS encoding ArsR/SmtB family transcription factor, whose amino-acid sequence MTQNIDQVFAALADPTRRAILAMLLEDDMAVTDVAEPFEMSLAAISKHLGVLTNAGLISQEKRGRVKWCKLEPDAMRDASIWMQGFGQFEPVNLDAFERFLAQELPEGLSQHEKDDT is encoded by the coding sequence ATGACGCAGAACATTGATCAGGTCTTTGCCGCCCTTGCGGACCCCACGCGCCGCGCAATTCTGGCGATGCTACTGGAAGACGACATGGCCGTGACCGATGTGGCGGAACCGTTTGAGATGTCGCTGGCCGCAATATCCAAGCATCTTGGCGTCCTGACAAACGCAGGGCTAATCTCTCAGGAGAAGCGGGGCCGTGTGAAATGGTGCAAGCTGGAGCCGGACGCCATGCGGGATGCATCGATATGGATGCAAGGGTTCGGGCAGTTCGAACCGGTCAATCTGGATGCTTTCGAGAGGTTCCTGGCGCAAGAATTGCCAGAAGGTCTCTCACAACATGAAAAAGACGACACCTGA
- a CDS encoding LysR substrate-binding domain-containing protein, with product MVLQLPPLNALRAFEAAGRYESFSRAAEELGVSHSSISRHVRGLEDRLGVQLFRDLPRGLELSQYGAAYLAQVSPALEAIAFATEGLMEVPQGTVWVNSETLFATKWLVPRLGAFKELHPDVEIRLEASRQLADVARYETDLAIRFVGPGGRYDNSSLISDAELHPYASPSLIRTPPSAPRDLLNYPLLRDRTSGTWNLWFELAGGVDPDEVPEFSWRMSSHLEVEAALSGQGVLLISDEVVADEVAAGRLVRLSDVGFREGGYHVLHGEGVLRRKAVRVFHEWLLAETEGWRSGQIR from the coding sequence ATGGTTCTTCAATTGCCGCCCTTGAATGCTTTGCGCGCCTTTGAGGCGGCGGGCAGGTACGAGAGTTTCTCCCGCGCCGCCGAAGAGTTGGGTGTAAGCCACTCGTCAATCAGCCGTCATGTCAGGGGATTGGAGGACCGGCTTGGAGTACAGTTGTTTCGGGATTTGCCGCGCGGGCTGGAATTATCCCAATATGGCGCGGCCTATCTGGCGCAGGTTTCACCTGCACTGGAAGCGATCGCATTTGCCACTGAGGGGCTGATGGAGGTGCCGCAGGGTACAGTCTGGGTGAACTCGGAAACGCTGTTTGCGACGAAATGGCTGGTGCCGCGTTTAGGAGCTTTCAAGGAGTTGCATCCCGACGTTGAGATCAGGCTCGAAGCGTCGCGCCAGCTTGCTGATGTGGCGCGGTACGAGACGGACCTTGCCATTCGTTTTGTCGGTCCGGGCGGTCGTTATGATAATTCCTCACTGATAAGTGACGCGGAATTGCATCCCTACGCTTCACCATCGCTAATCAGGACACCCCCAAGCGCCCCGCGCGATCTGCTGAATTATCCCTTGTTGCGTGACCGCACGAGCGGGACATGGAATTTATGGTTCGAGTTGGCGGGTGGCGTCGACCCTGATGAAGTCCCTGAGTTTTCTTGGCGCATGTCATCGCACCTGGAGGTGGAGGCGGCGCTAAGCGGACAGGGCGTCCTGCTGATTTCGGATGAAGTTGTGGCAGATGAGGTTGCAGCCGGCCGTTTGGTTCGACTTTCCGACGTCGGTTTTCGTGAAGGCGGGTATCACGTCCTGCACGGAGAGGGTGTCCTAAGGCGTAAAGCCGTGCGTGTATTCCATGAGTGGCTTCTGGCGGAGACCGAGGGTTGGCGC